The Prosthecodimorpha staleyi genome has a window encoding:
- a CDS encoding DUF2793 domain-containing protein, with amino-acid sequence MTATARLGLPLIEAGQAQKHVTHNEALAALDRLVQALVIDRDLAAPPASPAEGAGYIVAASPTGAWTGQAGRIATWVDGGWTFTVPAAGLRVWLADEARLLVWTGSAWVDPVAGAIGAISALQNLTRLGIGTTADATNPIAAKLNTMLFAALATGEGGTGDLRQTASKEAAGNTLSLLFQTAYSGRAELGLVGSDDLTLKVSADGASWIEALKLVAASGDTVARVVRPDADNARTLGTASARWSQIYAASATINTSDRREKIDIAAADLGLDFVRRLRPVSYRWRVAEQVADPADPAAPPVPREGRRRHFGLIAQEVAAALDGRDAALWVRDAETGLEGLRYAEFVPVLVKAVQDLADRFDRLAR; translated from the coding sequence ATGACCGCGACCGCCCGTCTCGGCCTGCCGCTGATCGAAGCCGGCCAGGCGCAGAAGCACGTCACCCACAACGAGGCCCTGGCCGCGCTCGACCGGCTGGTCCAGGCGCTGGTCATCGATCGCGATCTGGCCGCGCCGCCGGCAAGCCCGGCGGAGGGCGCCGGCTACATCGTCGCGGCCAGCCCGACCGGGGCCTGGACCGGCCAGGCCGGCCGCATCGCCACCTGGGTCGATGGCGGTTGGACCTTCACGGTGCCGGCCGCAGGCCTGCGCGTCTGGCTCGCCGACGAGGCGCGGCTCCTGGTCTGGACCGGCAGCGCGTGGGTCGACCCGGTTGCCGGGGCGATCGGGGCCATCTCGGCCCTGCAGAACCTGACCCGGCTCGGCATCGGCACCACCGCGGATGCGACCAATCCTATCGCGGCCAAGCTCAACACCATGTTGTTCGCCGCGCTGGCGACCGGGGAGGGCGGCACCGGCGACCTGCGCCAGACCGCCTCCAAGGAGGCCGCCGGCAACACGCTGTCGCTCCTGTTCCAGACCGCCTATTCGGGCCGCGCCGAACTCGGCCTCGTCGGCAGCGACGATCTCACGCTGAAGGTCAGCGCCGACGGGGCAAGCTGGATCGAGGCCCTGAAGCTCGTCGCCGCCTCGGGCGACACCGTCGCCCGGGTGGTGCGGCCGGATGCCGACAATGCCCGCACGCTCGGCACGGCGAGCGCCCGCTGGTCGCAGATCTACGCCGCCAGCGCGACCATCAACACCTCCGACCGGCGCGAGAAGATCGACATCGCCGCGGCCGATCTGGGGCTCGATTTCGTGCGCCGGCTGCGGCCGGTCAGCTACCGCTGGCGCGTCGCCGAGCAGGTCGCCGATCCGGCCGATCCGGCCGCGCCGCCGGTGCCGCGCGAGGGCCGGCGCCGGCATTTCGGCCTGATCGCCCAGGAGGTCGCGGCCGCGCTCGACGGGCGCGATGCCGCGCTCTGGGTGCGTGACGCCGAGACCGGCCTGGAAGGGCTGCGCTACGCCGAATTCGTCCCCGTCCTGGTCAAGGCGGTCCAGGACCTCGCCGACCGGTTCGACCGGCTCGCCCGCTGA
- a CDS encoding baseplate multidomain protein megatron, giving the protein MATILLSAAGQTLGASLGPAGAIAGRALGAIAGALIDRALIRSTLPDLKGPRLSDLDIQTSTEGKAIPRVYGRVRLTGEIVWATRYEETSTEQSTGGKGGPTLTTYSYFANFAVAICEGPVHRIGRIWADGVELDQQDYAIRFHLGAEDQAADPLILARQPGGAPAYRGVAMAVFERMALKKFGNRIPQLAFEVIRVVDRLEPLIRAVTVIPGTTEFGYHTASLLGGLGAAGWVRENAHSSLGITDLEASLDELQALCPKLETVALVVSWFGDDLRAGLCRVRPAVEAADKGGNGVWSVAGLTRADAAVVSRVDGKAAFGGTPSDESVVAAIRAIRARGLKVCLYPFLTMDIPAGNGLPDPAGAAEQPAYPWRGRITCHPAAGQIGSPDGTGAAATQVAAFVGTAAVGDFDADDEAVAYDGPAEWSFRRMILHYAKLASIAGGVDTFLIGSELRGLSTVRSAPGTYPFVAALTALAADVKAVLGSATAVSYGADWSEWFGHQPADGSGDVHFHLDPFWASPDVDFVGIDAYWPLADWRHGGGPDADAADTPHDLGALAAGFGAGEGFDWYYASAADRQAGTRTPITDGAAGKPWVFRPKDLKSWWSNPHFDRPGGVESATPTAWLPQSKPFRLVEIGCPAVDLGANQPNMFPDAKSTEAGLPHFSRGGRDDLMQRRMLEAVLARFDPDHPDFEAAHNPVSELDGRRMVDPGGLQFWTWDARPFPHFPALAGVWADAAAWPTGHWLTGRLGGTSLDGLIRAVLADTGFAAVATRAVPGHVDGFVIDDRMAPRQALEPLLAAFQVDAHDAGTHVRFAGRARRRDGSLGRDDLVDRIDRPLVERLRAEAGDLPGGIDVTVSDALRDFRRTTVASHRLTEASRRETRADLPVVLPVDVAAGLAETWLQDVWSGRESCGFALGPDRIAVEPGDILAFEAGDRTMDVIVERIEDGGVRTIEARRVDRDLYSPQRSAGRLDNAEDAAAWGAPIVHVLDIAHGAADERPDRAFIAAAVSPWPGALAIWRKTGTASFASIGTIEAPATLGTLAEALAPGPVGLWDDGPGLLVDLQSGSLAAHEDDEVLAGANLAAVRHAGGLWEVLQFARAELVAAGRYRLTRLLRVQGGSEDAWAAGAPAGSAFVLLDARVVALPTARDDVGRDVTLKVGPEPRGYDDAAYVTVTATIGGRGLTPWSPCALKATRSRATGDVTLSWIRRSRLAGADAWTAADVALGEESERYRLEILAGPVAVRTIEIAAPSYLWTAAAQIADVGATPVSVTLRVAQIGTALGPGIARHATIPIEEGRP; this is encoded by the coding sequence ATGGCCACAATCCTGCTTTCCGCCGCCGGGCAGACGCTCGGCGCCTCGCTCGGGCCGGCCGGCGCGATCGCGGGCCGGGCGCTCGGCGCGATCGCCGGCGCGCTGATCGACCGGGCGCTGATCCGCTCGACGCTGCCCGACCTGAAGGGTCCGCGCCTGTCGGATCTGGACATCCAGACCTCGACCGAGGGCAAGGCGATCCCGCGCGTCTACGGCCGCGTGCGCCTGACCGGCGAGATCGTCTGGGCGACGCGCTACGAGGAGACCTCGACCGAGCAGTCGACCGGCGGCAAGGGCGGGCCGACGCTGACCACCTACAGCTATTTCGCCAATTTCGCGGTCGCGATCTGCGAGGGGCCGGTCCACCGGATCGGCCGCATCTGGGCCGACGGGGTCGAGCTCGACCAGCAGGACTATGCGATCCGGTTCCATCTCGGGGCCGAGGATCAGGCGGCCGATCCGCTGATCCTCGCCCGCCAGCCGGGCGGGGCGCCGGCCTATCGCGGCGTGGCGATGGCGGTGTTCGAGCGCATGGCGCTGAAGAAATTCGGCAACCGCATCCCGCAACTCGCCTTCGAGGTGATCCGGGTGGTCGACCGGCTGGAGCCGCTGATCCGCGCCGTCACGGTGATCCCGGGCACGACCGAGTTCGGCTACCACACCGCCAGCCTGCTGGGCGGGCTCGGCGCGGCCGGGTGGGTGCGCGAGAATGCCCATTCGAGCCTCGGCATCACCGATCTGGAAGCCTCGCTCGACGAGTTGCAGGCGCTCTGCCCGAAGCTGGAGACGGTCGCGCTGGTGGTGTCCTGGTTCGGCGACGATCTGCGCGCCGGCCTCTGCCGGGTGAGGCCGGCCGTCGAGGCCGCCGACAAGGGCGGCAACGGCGTCTGGTCGGTCGCCGGGCTGACGCGCGCCGACGCAGCCGTCGTCAGCCGTGTCGACGGCAAGGCGGCCTTCGGCGGCACGCCGTCGGACGAGTCGGTCGTCGCCGCGATCCGGGCGATCCGGGCGCGCGGGCTCAAGGTCTGCCTCTATCCCTTCCTGACCATGGACATTCCGGCCGGCAACGGATTGCCCGATCCGGCCGGCGCGGCCGAGCAGCCGGCCTATCCGTGGCGCGGGCGGATCACCTGCCACCCCGCCGCCGGCCAGATCGGCAGTCCGGACGGCACGGGGGCTGCGGCCACGCAGGTCGCGGCCTTCGTCGGTACGGCGGCGGTCGGCGATTTCGACGCGGACGACGAGGCGGTCGCCTATGACGGGCCGGCGGAATGGTCGTTCCGGCGGATGATCCTGCACTATGCGAAACTCGCGTCGATCGCCGGCGGGGTCGACACCTTCCTGATCGGCTCGGAGCTGCGCGGGCTGAGCACGGTCCGATCCGCGCCGGGCACCTATCCGTTCGTGGCGGCGCTGACGGCGCTCGCCGCGGACGTGAAGGCCGTGCTCGGCAGCGCGACGGCGGTCTCCTACGGGGCGGACTGGTCGGAATGGTTCGGCCACCAGCCGGCCGACGGGTCCGGCGACGTGCATTTCCATCTCGATCCGTTCTGGGCCAGCCCGGATGTCGATTTCGTCGGCATCGACGCCTATTGGCCGCTCGCCGACTGGCGCCATGGCGGCGGCCCGGACGCGGATGCCGCCGACACGCCGCACGATCTCGGCGCGCTGGCCGCCGGCTTCGGCGCCGGGGAGGGGTTCGACTGGTACTATGCCTCAGCGGCGGACCGGCAGGCCGGCACGCGCACGCCGATCACCGACGGGGCGGCCGGCAAGCCCTGGGTGTTCCGCCCCAAGGACCTGAAATCCTGGTGGTCGAACCCGCATTTCGACCGCCCCGGCGGGGTCGAAAGTGCGACGCCGACGGCCTGGCTGCCGCAATCGAAGCCGTTCCGGCTGGTCGAGATCGGCTGTCCGGCGGTCGACCTCGGCGCCAATCAGCCGAACATGTTTCCGGATGCCAAATCCACCGAGGCCGGGCTGCCGCATTTCTCGCGCGGCGGCCGCGACGACCTGATGCAGCGCCGCATGCTGGAGGCCGTGCTGGCGCGCTTCGATCCGGACCATCCGGATTTCGAGGCCGCCCACAACCCGGTCTCTGAGCTCGACGGGCGGCGCATGGTCGATCCCGGCGGCCTGCAGTTCTGGACCTGGGACGCACGGCCCTTTCCGCACTTCCCGGCGCTCGCCGGCGTCTGGGCCGATGCGGCCGCCTGGCCGACCGGCCATTGGCTGACCGGCCGGCTCGGCGGGACCAGCCTCGACGGGCTGATCCGGGCCGTGCTGGCCGATACCGGCTTCGCGGCGGTCGCCACAAGGGCGGTGCCGGGCCATGTCGACGGTTTCGTGATCGACGATCGGATGGCGCCGCGCCAGGCGCTGGAACCGTTGCTCGCCGCCTTCCAGGTCGATGCCCACGATGCCGGCACGCATGTCCGCTTCGCCGGCCGGGCGCGGCGGCGCGACGGCAGCCTCGGCCGCGACGATCTGGTCGACCGCATTGACCGGCCGCTCGTCGAGCGGCTGCGCGCGGAGGCCGGCGACCTGCCGGGCGGCATCGACGTGACGGTGTCGGATGCCCTGCGCGATTTCCGGCGCACCACGGTGGCCTCGCACCGGCTGACCGAGGCGAGCCGGCGCGAGACGCGGGCCGACCTGCCGGTGGTGCTGCCGGTCGACGTGGCGGCGGGTTTGGCGGAGACCTGGCTGCAGGATGTCTGGTCGGGCCGGGAGAGCTGCGGCTTCGCGCTCGGGCCGGACCGGATCGCGGTCGAGCCGGGCGATATCCTGGCCTTCGAGGCCGGCGACCGAACGATGGATGTGATCGTCGAGCGGATCGAGGACGGCGGCGTGCGCACCATCGAGGCGCGCCGGGTCGACCGCGATCTCTACAGCCCGCAGCGCAGTGCCGGCCGGCTCGACAATGCCGAGGATGCCGCCGCCTGGGGGGCGCCCATCGTGCATGTGCTGGACATCGCCCATGGGGCGGCCGACGAGCGGCCCGATCGCGCCTTCATCGCCGCCGCCGTCTCGCCCTGGCCGGGTGCACTGGCGATCTGGCGCAAGACCGGCACGGCCAGCTTTGCGTCGATCGGCACCATCGAGGCGCCGGCGACGCTCGGCACGCTCGCCGAGGCGCTGGCACCCGGGCCGGTCGGGCTATGGGACGACGGCCCGGGTCTGCTGGTCGATCTCCAGTCCGGCTCGCTCGCCGCCCACGAAGACGACGAGGTGCTGGCCGGCGCCAATCTGGCGGCGGTGCGCCATGCCGGCGGCCTCTGGGAGGTGCTGCAATTCGCCCGCGCCGAGCTGGTCGCCGCCGGCCGCTACCGGCTGACCCGGCTCCTGCGCGTCCAGGGCGGCTCGGAGGATGCCTGGGCGGCGGGCGCGCCGGCCGGCAGCGCCTTCGTGCTGCTCGATGCCCGCGTCGTCGCCCTGCCGACGGCGCGCGACGATGTCGGCCGCGACGTGACGCTGAAGGTCGGCCCCGAGCCGCGCGGCTATGACGATGCGGCCTATGTCACCGTGACGGCGACGATCGGCGGGCGCGGGCTCACGCCCTGGAGCCCCTGCGCGCTGAAGGCGACGCGCAGCCGCGCCACCGGCGACGTGACGCTCTCCTGGATCCGCCGCTCGCGGCTCGCCGGGGCGGACGCCTGGACGGCGGCCGACGTGGCGCTCGGCGAGGAGAGCGAGCGCTACCGGCTGGAGATCCTGGCCGGGCCGGTCGCGGTCCGGACGATCGAGATCGCGGCGCCGTCCTATCTGTGGACCGCGGCCGCCCAGATCGCCGATGTCGGCGCCACACCGGTTTCGGTGACGCTGCGCGTCGCCCAGATCGGCACGGCGCTCGGCCCCGGCATTGCCCGACACGCCACCATCCCGATCGAAGAGGGACGCCCATGA
- a CDS encoding NlpC/P60 family protein, producing MAGVARERIVAVARSWVGTPYRHQASLKGVGADCLGLIRGVWREVIGPEPEAPPAYARDWAEAGGREAFAEAAARHLVPVETAAMRAGDVILIRWRPHLPAKHAGILTGPDRFLHAYEGAAVVESPLGPWWRRHVAHVFAFPGATD from the coding sequence ATGGCGGGTGTGGCGCGGGAGCGGATCGTGGCGGTGGCGCGGTCCTGGGTCGGGACGCCGTATCGGCATCAGGCATCGCTGAAGGGCGTCGGGGCGGATTGTCTCGGGCTCATTCGCGGGGTGTGGCGCGAGGTGATCGGGCCGGAGCCGGAGGCGCCGCCGGCCTATGCGCGCGACTGGGCGGAGGCGGGCGGGCGGGAGGCCTTCGCGGAGGCCGCGGCGCGCCATCTGGTGCCGGTCGAGACGGCGGCGATGCGGGCCGGGGACGTGATCCTGATCCGCTGGCGGCCGCACCTGCCGGCCAAGCATGCCGGCATCCTGACCGGGCCGGACAGGTTCCTGCATGCCTATGAGGGCGCGGCCGTCGTCGAGAGCCCGCTCGGGCCCTGGTGGCGGCGGCACGTCGCCCATGTCTTCGCCTTTCCGGGAGCGACCGACTGA
- a CDS encoding class I SAM-dependent methyltransferase, whose amino-acid sequence MPYSSIAGKSWIGSKIAAAGTVRRILDVGVGVGRYSSLFRERHPDAEWVGVEIWAPYVEQFGLAQKYDQLIISDVRWVDLARLGLFDVCFCGDVLEHMSASDAQQLVERLLPRCRLLFISIPLGFCPQGSVFDNPFERHVVEDYSDERIRDYFPAVVDGAVETRGAWTIGTYALSGDAETIAALHALRVDDRSEPPDAHAGQS is encoded by the coding sequence ATGCCGTATAGCTCAATCGCCGGCAAGAGCTGGATTGGTTCCAAAATCGCCGCGGCGGGCACGGTGCGCCGCATCCTCGACGTCGGTGTGGGCGTCGGTCGCTACTCCTCGCTCTTCAGAGAGCGGCACCCGGATGCCGAGTGGGTCGGCGTGGAGATCTGGGCGCCCTATGTCGAGCAGTTCGGACTTGCGCAGAAATATGATCAGCTGATCATTTCCGATGTCCGCTGGGTCGATCTCGCTCGCCTCGGCCTTTTCGATGTCTGTTTCTGCGGCGATGTTCTTGAACACATGTCGGCTTCGGACGCACAACAGCTCGTCGAGAGGCTGCTCCCGCGTTGCCGGCTCTTGTTCATATCCATCCCCCTGGGCTTCTGTCCGCAGGGCTCGGTGTTCGACAACCCGTTCGAGCGCCATGTCGTCGAGGACTATTCCGACGAGCGCATCCGGGACTACTTTCCGGCGGTCGTGGACGGCGCGGTCGAGACGCGTGGCGCCTGGACCATCGGCACCTATGCGCTGAGCGGGGACGCCGAGACGATCGCGGCCCTGCATGCCCTCCGGGTGGACGACCGTTCCGAACCGCCTGACGCGCACGCGGGGCAGTCTTAA
- a CDS encoding glycosyltransferase family 2 protein, with product MVSAVAILCARNERDHALRAIQLLIENAIDVILIDHDSADGTRAAAARHLGRGLLSIEHQPWRGSFSLTDQLRMKAELGRQVPHDWIVHVDADEWLSSPHPGQTLLEGISAADEAGANAINFDEFVFVPTGLQHFDAGTCHEEMLQYYFFQPSYPRLMRAWKRSAGLDNQTRAGHKLTGAALRLHSEDFILRHYIVLSARHAQDKYLGRNFSEEDRLKGWHRSRTQFRLEDLQLPSAGELHRLPHWTSKDFTKATPRTAHFWSWPKA from the coding sequence GTGGTTTCCGCAGTCGCCATTCTCTGTGCACGCAACGAGCGAGACCATGCTCTGCGCGCCATCCAACTTTTGATTGAGAACGCCATCGACGTCATTCTCATTGATCACGATTCGGCCGATGGCACCCGGGCCGCTGCGGCGCGCCATCTGGGTCGGGGCTTGCTGTCGATCGAACACCAGCCCTGGCGCGGGTCGTTTTCGCTGACGGATCAGCTCAGGATGAAGGCGGAACTCGGCCGGCAAGTGCCCCATGACTGGATCGTGCATGTCGACGCCGATGAATGGCTCTCCTCACCGCATCCCGGCCAGACCCTGCTGGAGGGAATTTCCGCAGCCGACGAGGCGGGAGCCAACGCGATCAATTTCGATGAGTTCGTGTTTGTGCCGACGGGCCTGCAACACTTCGATGCAGGAACCTGCCACGAGGAGATGCTTCAGTATTACTTCTTTCAACCATCCTATCCGCGCCTCATGCGCGCCTGGAAACGCAGTGCAGGTCTCGACAACCAGACGAGAGCCGGCCACAAGCTGACCGGCGCCGCCCTGCGTCTTCATTCGGAAGATTTCATCCTGCGCCATTACATCGTCCTGAGCGCTCGGCACGCGCAAGACAAATATCTCGGACGCAACTTCTCCGAGGAAGACAGGCTCAAGGGCTGGCACCGCAGTCGTACCCAGTTTCGACTCGAGGACCTGCAGCTGCCTTCGGCTGGCGAACTGCATCGCCTTCCGCATTGGACATCGAAAGACTTCACCAAGGCGACGCCAAGGACGGCGCATTTCTGGAGCTGGCCGAAGGCGTGA
- a CDS encoding DUF2163 domain-containing protein, with protein sequence MKTLSAGLAAHVASPATTLATCWTLTRRDGVRLGFTDHDRPITLDGVVHEAASGLGSSEDVAAAGLAVGGAEVSGALASAAIAEADIAAGFYDGARVTVTRVDWRDPAEHVVLRIATIGEIVERDGAFRAELRGLAAELDQPRGRLYGHRCDAALGDARCGIDLAAPAWRGTGTVVAASSPRSLTASGLAIFAAGLFDRGQLVFTGGANTGRAVEVKFHDLAAGLATLELWQPMAATIAPGDGFTVTAGCDKRFATCRDRFDNALNFRGFPHIPGNDFVLAHPGRSRLPNDGKALVK encoded by the coding sequence GTGAAGACGCTCTCCGCCGGCCTTGCCGCCCATGTCGCCAGCCCGGCGACGACCCTCGCCACCTGCTGGACCCTGACCCGGCGCGACGGCGTCCGGCTCGGCTTCACCGACCACGACCGGCCGATCACGCTCGACGGCGTTGTCCACGAGGCGGCGAGCGGGCTCGGCTCGAGCGAGGACGTGGCCGCCGCGGGACTTGCGGTCGGCGGCGCCGAGGTCTCAGGCGCGCTGGCCTCGGCGGCGATCGCGGAAGCCGACATCGCCGCCGGGTTCTATGACGGGGCGCGCGTGACGGTGACCCGGGTCGACTGGCGCGATCCGGCCGAGCATGTCGTGCTGCGGATCGCCACCATCGGCGAGATCGTCGAGCGCGACGGCGCCTTCCGAGCCGAATTGCGCGGGCTCGCCGCCGAACTCGACCAGCCGCGCGGGCGGCTCTACGGCCATCGCTGCGACGCCGCCCTCGGCGACGCGCGCTGCGGCATCGATCTCGCCGCGCCGGCCTGGCGCGGCACCGGCACGGTCGTCGCGGCATCGAGCCCGCGCAGCCTGACCGCCTCCGGGCTCGCCATTTTTGCGGCTGGCCTGTTCGACCGCGGCCAACTCGTCTTCACCGGCGGCGCCAATACCGGCCGCGCCGTCGAGGTCAAGTTTCACGACCTCGCCGCGGGTCTCGCCACGCTCGAACTCTGGCAGCCGATGGCTGCGACGATCGCCCCCGGAGACGGCTTCACGGTCACCGCCGGCTGCGACAAGCGCTTCGCCACCTGCCGCGACCGCTTCGACAACGCCCTCAATTTCCGCGGCTTCCCCCACATCCCCGGCAACGACTTTGTGCTCGCCCATCCGGGCCGGTCGCGGCTGCCCAACGACGGCAAGGCGCTGGTGAAATGA
- a CDS encoding DUF2460 domain-containing protein yields MTAPVAFHEVLFPAPVAFGASGGPERRTDIVPLASGFESRNQRWADSRRRYDAGTGLRSLDDLAELVAFFEARRGRLIGFRFRDGLDDRSCLPSGLPGPLDQAIGIGTGALAVFVLAKTYGTGEAAWIRSIAKPVAGSVRVAVGGVEQTEGVHFTVDITTGLITFSPASIPADGATVTAGFRFHVPVRFDTDTLDIDVAGFLAGQVPSVPLVEIRP; encoded by the coding sequence ATGACGGCGCCAGTCGCCTTCCACGAGGTGCTGTTCCCGGCGCCGGTCGCCTTCGGGGCGAGCGGCGGGCCGGAGCGGCGCACCGACATTGTTCCGCTCGCCTCCGGCTTCGAATCCCGCAACCAGCGCTGGGCCGATTCGCGCCGCCGCTACGATGCCGGCACGGGACTGCGCAGCCTCGACGATCTCGCCGAACTGGTCGCCTTCTTCGAGGCCCGCCGCGGCCGGCTGATCGGCTTCCGCTTCCGCGACGGCCTCGACGACCGCTCCTGCCTGCCGTCAGGCCTGCCGGGCCCGCTCGATCAGGCGATCGGCATCGGGACCGGCGCGTTAGCCGTCTTCGTGCTCGCCAAGACCTACGGAACGGGCGAGGCGGCCTGGATCCGGTCGATCGCCAAGCCGGTGGCGGGTTCGGTCCGTGTTGCCGTCGGCGGGGTCGAACAGACCGAAGGGGTGCATTTCACGGTCGATATCACGACCGGCCTCATCACCTTCTCGCCCGCGTCCATCCCGGCGGACGGCGCGACGGTCACGGCCGGGTTCCGCTTCCATGTGCCGGTGCGCTTCGACACCGACACACTCGACATCGATGTCGCCGGCTTCCTGGCCGGCCAGGTCCCGTCCGTGCCGCTGGTGGAGATTCGCCCGTGA
- a CDS encoding YdcH family protein: MGLKTSAASGSREGPETSGPKGEPMTHTHNELADQLPDFADRIHELKQSDRHFARLADEYHELNRQVHRMETNIEPAADEEIEKAKKQRLKLLDEIQSMLSASPAS, from the coding sequence GTGGGCCTCAAGACCAGCGCCGCGTCCGGATCCCGTGAAGGGCCGGAGACAAGCGGCCCCAAGGGAGAGCCGATGACGCATACGCACAATGAACTGGCGGACCAGCTGCCCGACTTTGCCGACCGGATCCACGAACTGAAGCAGTCGGATCGGCATTTCGCCCGCCTCGCGGACGAATATCACGAGCTGAACCGCCAGGTTCATCGCATGGAAACCAATATCGAGCCGGCAGCCGACGAAGAGATCGAAAAGGCCAAGAAGCAGCGGCTGAAACTGCTCGACGAAATCCAGTCGATGCTGAGCGCTTCCCCTGCATCCTGA
- a CDS encoding phage tail tape measure protein, translating into MTDSLGDVAATSDQIAGTLGELGTLSRSFGLALSSAFRGAVIQGRELDSVLRGIAYQMSDASLARALSPITGGITSGLESTVSSLFKPATGFRLGGVLDGGQVMPFAAGGIVSRPTYFPLAGGRTGLMGEAGAEAIMPLRRGPDGRLGVAAAGGAAPVSVTVHIETPDIEGFRRSEGLVATKLARAVGRGRRGL; encoded by the coding sequence ATGACCGACAGCCTCGGCGATGTCGCCGCCACCTCCGACCAGATCGCCGGCACGCTCGGCGAGCTCGGCACCCTGTCGCGCAGCTTCGGGCTGGCGCTCTCCTCGGCCTTCCGCGGCGCGGTGATCCAGGGGCGCGAGCTCGATTCGGTACTGCGCGGCATCGCCTATCAGATGTCCGACGCCTCGCTGGCGCGCGCGCTGTCGCCGATCACCGGCGGCATCACGTCGGGGCTGGAAAGCACGGTGTCGAGCCTGTTCAAGCCGGCGACCGGATTCCGGCTCGGCGGCGTCCTCGATGGCGGACAGGTGATGCCCTTCGCGGCCGGCGGGATCGTGTCGCGGCCGACCTATTTCCCGCTTGCCGGCGGGCGCACCGGGCTGATGGGCGAGGCCGGCGCGGAAGCGATCATGCCGCTCAGGCGCGGCCCGGATGGCCGGCTCGGCGTCGCGGCGGCGGGTGGCGCCGCCCCGGTCTCGGTGACGGTCCATATCGAGACCCCGGACATCGAGGGCTTCCGCCGCTCGGAGGGGCTCGTCGCAACGAAATTAGCCCGCGCCGTCGGACGGGGACGGCGCGGGCTGTAA
- a CDS encoding phage tail assembly chaperone — protein MVGRLGLAPAAYWAMTPRELSVVLAPHVGPAPLRAADLAALAARYPDRPPA, from the coding sequence GTGGTCGGCCGGCTCGGCCTGGCGCCTGCCGCCTATTGGGCGATGACGCCGCGCGAATTGTCGGTGGTGCTCGCCCCGCATGTCGGCCCGGCACCGCTGCGCGCCGCCGATCTCGCCGCACTCGCCGCCCGCTATCCCGATCGGCCGCCGGCCTGA
- a CDS encoding gene transfer agent family protein — MPNARRGEVEAVIDGRPRILVLTLGALAELEAAFSVADMVALGERFGSGRLAALDLIRLIGAGLRGAGEAVTDLDVAAMRFEDGALGAAGLAGRLLAATFGQAQPVGEVGAAGPFAASPFPGTTP, encoded by the coding sequence ATGCCCAATGCACGACGGGGCGAGGTGGAGGCCGTGATCGACGGCCGGCCGCGCATTCTGGTCCTGACCCTCGGCGCGCTGGCCGAACTGGAGGCGGCCTTCTCGGTCGCCGACATGGTCGCGCTCGGCGAGCGATTCGGTTCGGGCCGGCTCGCCGCACTCGACCTGATCCGGCTGATCGGGGCCGGGCTGCGCGGGGCCGGGGAGGCGGTGACCGATCTCGACGTGGCGGCCATGCGCTTCGAGGACGGCGCGCTCGGCGCCGCCGGTCTGGCCGGACGCCTGCTCGCCGCCACCTTCGGGCAGGCGCAGCCTGTTGGCGAGGTAGGGGCGGCCGGCCCTTTTGCGGCGAGCCCTTTCCCTGGGACGACACCCTGA
- a CDS encoding phage major tail protein, TP901-1 family, producing MAVQAGKDLLLKLDETATGSFVTVAGLRSRRLAFSTGTVDVTHADSPDRWRELLAGAAAKRLSVSGAGVFKDAPSDSAVRRLFFEALIRPWQIVLPNFGTLEGPFQLVSLDYAGDHEGEISWDMGLESAGAITFAAA from the coding sequence ATGGCCGTCCAGGCCGGCAAGGACCTGCTCCTGAAACTCGACGAGACCGCCACCGGCAGTTTCGTCACCGTCGCCGGCCTGCGCAGCCGCCGGCTCGCCTTTTCGACCGGCACCGTCGACGTGACCCATGCCGACAGTCCCGACCGCTGGCGCGAACTGCTCGCCGGGGCCGCGGCCAAGCGGCTGTCGGTGTCCGGCGCGGGCGTGTTCAAGGACGCGCCCTCGGATTCCGCCGTGCGCCGCCTGTTCTTCGAGGCTCTGATCCGCCCGTGGCAGATCGTGCTGCCGAATTTCGGCACGCTCGAGGGCCCGTTCCAGCTGGTCTCGCTCGACTATGCGGGCGACCACGAGGGCGAGATCAGCTGGGACATGGGCCTGGAATCCGCCGGCGCGATCACGTTCGCGGCCGCCTGA